One region of Glycine max cultivar Williams 82 chromosome 9, Glycine_max_v4.0, whole genome shotgun sequence genomic DNA includes:
- the LOC106794434 gene encoding uncharacterized mitochondrial protein AtMg00810-like: MKIDSFLVQQNFTKCTTEHEIYVRNTNSGELLIICLYVDDLLVTDSSKEDIRVFKGRIMEEFEMSDLGELSYFLGIEFVYTSKGIFMHQKKYVEDILKRFNTMECNSVITPTETGIKLQIDGDEKEVDPTLYKQIVGSLRYLCNTRPDIGYCVGLISRFMEKPKTPHFLAVKRILRYVKGTLDLDILYPYSQKNLEGEVFGYSDSDWCGDKDDKKSIVGYVFKFGTTPISWCSKKKSVVALSTCEVEYIATTMAACQALWLEALMEELNLRDCSPMRLLIDNKLAIDLAKHHVAHGRSKHIETKFHFLHDQVSKEKLELEFCMYEDQVVDILTKPLKSIKFKELRDKLGVTSLTNLN, translated from the coding sequence atgaaaattgatagCTTTCTAGTCCAACAAAATTTCACCAAGTGCACTACTGAGCATGAAATTTATGTCAGAAACACAAATTCTGGTGAGCTTTTGATAATATGTCTCTATGTAGATGATTTGCTAGTGACTGACAGTAGTAAAGAAGATATAAGAGTGTTCAAAGGAAGAATAATGGAAGAATTTGAGATGTCTGATCTTGGTGAACTATCATACTTCCTGGGTATTGAATTTGTTTATACTAGTAAAGggattttcatgcatcaaaagaaGTATGTAGAAGATATTCTAAAGAGGTTCAATACGATGGAGTGCAATTCTGTTATCACACCCACTGAAACTGGAATTAAGCTGCAAATAGATGGGGATGAGAAAGAAGTTGATCCTACATTGTACAAGCAAATTGTAGGCTCATTAAGGTACCTATGTAACACCAGACCTGATATTGGCTATTGTGTTGGGTTGATAAGCAGGTTTATGGAGAAACCAAAGACACCTCACTTCCTGGCAGTAAAGAGGATTCTGAGGTATGTGAAAGGAACATTGGATCTTGACATTTTATATCCTTACAGTCAGAAGAATTTAGAAGGAGAAGTGTTTGGTTATAGTGATTCAGATTGGTGTGGTGATAAGGATGATAAGAAAAGCATTGTTGGGtatgttttcaaatttggaacaaCACCAATCTCTTGGTGCTCAAAGAAGAAAAGTGTAGTTGCTTTGTCAACATGTGAAGTAGAATATATTGCTACTACTATGGCAGCTTGTCAAGCTCTATGGCTGGAAGCTTTAATGGAAGAACTCAACTTAAGAGATTGCAGTCCTATGAGGTTGTTGATTGATAACAAATTAGCAATTGATTTAGCTAAGCATCATGTGGCACATGGCAGGAGTAAACATATTGAAACCAAGTTTCATTTCTTGCATGATCAAGTGAGTAAGGAGAAGCTTGAATTGGAGTTTTGTATGTATGAAGATCAAGTTGTAGACATACtaactaagccattgaagtctATCAAGTTCAAGGAATTGAGAGACAAGTTAGGAGTGACATCCTTGACAAATCTGAATTAA
- the LOC100783596 gene encoding uncharacterized oxidoreductase At4g09670 encodes MSDDQTAVRFGILGCANISIKLCKALSKAPNAKLHAIGSRSLEKATAFAAEHGLPEAVRVYGSYEGVLEDEEVDAVYIPLPTGLHVTWAVRAAERRKHVLLEKPVAMNVAELDRILEACEAHGVQFMDGTMWVHHPRTAKMKEALSDAQRFGQLKWIHSCLTYNPGPEFLKNSIRVKPDLDGLGALGDTGWYCIRAILWAVNYELPKSVLAFPGAILNEEGVIISCGSSMHWEDGRSATFHCSFLSYVTFDVTVLGTKGCLRLNDFALPFEESLGFGKFLEASELDYGKIEQGMWCPKPNEHVVETGFSQDILMVKEFADLVRKVQGCEMKPEKTWPVLSRKTQVVLDAVKESIEKGYQPVEL; translated from the exons ATGAGTGATGATCAAACGGCAGTGCGTTTTGGTATTCTTGGATGTGCTAACATCTCCATCAAGCTATGCAAAGCCCTAAGCAAAGCACCAAATGCCAAGCTCCATGCCATAGGCAGCCGTTCCCTCGAGAAGGCGACGGCGTTCGCGGCTGAGCACGGCCTTCCCGAGGCTGTTAGGGTTTACGGGAGCTATGAGGGTGTGTTGGAAGATGAGGAGGTGGACGCCGTGTACATCCCTCTTCCGACGGGTTTGCACGTGACATGGGCGGTGAGGGCCGCGGAGAGGCGGAAGCACGTGCTGCTGGAGAAGCCGGTGGCGATGAATGTGGCGGAGCTTGACCGGATTCTTGAGGCTTGCGAGGCTCATGGGGTGCAGTTCATGGATGGCACCATGTGGGTGCACCACCCTCGAACGGCTAAAATGAAGGAGGCTTTGTCTGATGCTCAACGTTTTGGTCAACTCAAATGG ATACACTCGTGCCTCACGTACAACCCTGGTCCTGAATTTCTCAAAAACAGCATTCGTGTGAAGCCAGATTTAGATGGTCTTGGTGCCCTGGGTGACACTGGTTGGTATTGCATAAGAGCCATTTTATGGGCTGTGAACTATGAACTTCCAAAATCAGTGCTTGCATTCCCAGGAGCAATTCTCAATGAAGAAGGTGTAATAATCTCTTGTGGCTCTTCTATGCATTGGGAAGATGGAAGATCTGCCACGTTCCACTGTTCTTTCTTATCCTATGTAACTTTTGATGTAACGGTTTTGGGAACAAAAGGGTGTCTTCGTCTCAATGATTTTGCTCTTCCATTTGAGGAAAGTTTAGGGTTTGGGAAATTTTTGGAGGCCTCAGAGTTGGATTATGGGAAGATTGAACAGGGAATGTGGTGTCCAAAGCCAAATGAGCATGTTGTTGAGACTGGGTTTtctcaagatattttgatggtTAAGGAGTTTGCTGATTTGGTTCGAAAGGTTCAGGGGTGTGAAATGAAGCCTGAGAAGACTTGGCCAGTTTTGAGTAGGAAGACTCAGGTAGTTTTGGATGCAGTGAAAGAATCCATTGAGAAAGGTTACCAGCCTGTTGAATTGTGA